Proteins co-encoded in one Meiothermus sp. genomic window:
- a CDS encoding VWA domain-containing protein, with protein MAFLWPWALGFLLLVPLLIWLYRRNLRPPAESVVLYPEIAVLARALRRNNTWRQHLSAGLYLLALVGAVLALARPTLPVLQADPKAAVVLTVDISLSMRATDVKPSRFEAARAALRTFIRELPEGIRVALVTFSRDAHLVVPLTTDRGRLLEAVDFLELNLGTAIGDAILESIEALPPLSERAEAPDPKSLATIILLTDGRSLGGVDPVEAVKEAARLQVRVHAIGIGRASDGPVPGLPEQYALAAQFDEETLKEIARMGDGQYYFVDSAAKLKEAYRKLSRQMTWRVRQDEVSAVFALLSALALVLSLGIGQLRRRVV; from the coding sequence ATGGCGTTTCTGTGGCCCTGGGCGCTGGGCTTCTTGCTCTTAGTTCCACTGCTCATTTGGCTGTACCGGCGCAACCTGCGACCGCCCGCCGAGTCGGTGGTGCTATACCCCGAGATTGCGGTGCTGGCGCGGGCCTTGAGGCGAAACAACACCTGGCGGCAGCACCTTTCGGCAGGGCTATATCTGCTGGCCTTGGTAGGGGCAGTACTGGCCCTGGCCCGGCCCACCCTGCCAGTCTTGCAGGCCGACCCCAAGGCAGCGGTGGTGCTGACGGTGGACATCAGCCTTTCGATGCGGGCCACCGATGTAAAGCCCAGCCGCTTCGAGGCGGCCCGGGCGGCCCTGCGCACCTTCATCCGCGAACTGCCAGAAGGTATCCGGGTGGCCCTGGTGACCTTTTCCCGCGACGCACACCTGGTGGTGCCCCTCACCACCGACCGGGGGCGCTTGTTGGAGGCGGTAGACTTTTTAGAGCTCAACCTGGGTACGGCCATCGGCGATGCTATCCTGGAGAGTATTGAGGCCTTACCCCCCCTTTCCGAACGCGCCGAAGCCCCCGATCCCAAGAGCCTTGCCACCATCATTCTGCTCACCGATGGACGCAGCCTGGGCGGGGTAGACCCGGTAGAGGCCGTGAAGGAGGCGGCCCGTCTGCAAGTTCGGGTGCACGCTATTGGCATTGGCCGAGCCTCGGATGGCCCGGTGCCGGGCCTGCCCGAGCAGTATGCCCTGGCGGCTCAGTTCGATGAGGAGACCCTCAAAGAGATTGCCAGGATGGGCGATGGCCAGTACTACTTTGTAGACTCGGCGGCTAAGCTCAAGGAGGCCTACCGCAAGCTGTCCCGTCAGATGACCTGGCGCGTGCGCCAGGACGAGGTATCGGCGGTGTTTGCTTTGCTGTCGGCCCTGGCGCTGGTGCTCAGTCTGGGGATAGGCCAGTTGCGGCGCCGAGTGGTATGA